The sequence CTTTCATAATCAAAGGATactaataaatagatctaaataaAATAGATCTGACATACTTTATAATCAAAAAGTATTTAATTTCAAAACATGATTATGATACCAATTATgagaataaaaatcataattatgcTATTGTTTTTATGTTATGATATTTTTGTACTTATTAGAGTATTTTTTggtattattgaaaatattataacatagtctaaaaacattataactggaatgattttaaagacaaacccatagaaaaatataaaaaataatatttttaatattagatAAAAATGGTGCCGTTTGAAAAATCAAATGAGCACATTTTTCAGGGAAAAccttaaaagaatatttttttttcaaaaattcatccaaaagatttatattaaaaatttaaggtTCTAAAAAAAGGCCATATATGCATGCTTTTTTtacaatttctttaattttggaTTTTACTATTTTGAGCTCCTTTTGTTTTTTATTatcacaaaaatatatatattttctcgTGGGGACGAAAATATTCCTAGCTTATCCATATCGATTTGAACATCTCATATTAAGTACACTCATCAAACTGTGTGTAGCGTGATTCATTGGATGCCACGTCAATGTCTTTCCCAAACTAATGGAGATGAGTACACGCAAAACGTATCCCTCAAGGTATTGATGACGCGGTGCTGACGTAGTGGGTTCATGCAACCTTTCTTGATATCCTATCCGCATCGAGATCGTATACAGTATGAATTTTAAAGATACAGACATCGACTTCCTACTACAGTCTTATTTGCCAAGTTTGGAAGTTTCTCGACGGTTTCAGACGTCCACGTTAATCCTCAGAACATGCATTCTTAACGAGATGATATGTGACATGATGACGGGTCGATTAAAATGATGTACCTAATGTCATCTAATACTTTGGTCTGATCTCAAACATTAaggtcattaaaaaaagatttcatgaaaATTTAAACCCGAATCATTAACTATTTATTATCAAGTACTAACTACTACACGAAATAACTCATTCATATTTTaatctttttctttaattttctaaACAGTTCAGAACCTACAAAATAATTGACTCGGTTCAGTTTTGTTTGTTAATTGGTTAGGTTATGATTTGGGTTCGGTTCGATACGAACCGTAATGACAGCTAAGGCAGATCATGATCATGTTCGTGATCTTGAGTTTCATAAGTTTAGGTTAAAGTGAAGGACTCCGATACTTGATCGATCTTCTCAAAATCGAGTTGGGATGTAGAGACATCAGATTATTCCATGGCAGATGAAACCGCATGCGCTCTTCCCTTGGATGGATTGGACTGACAGGAGCTGGGGAACGCAATGGAACCGAGACCACCCTACTTTTCCTTTGTCACGTTACCAGGGCGGGCAGCCGAACACGACCAGATTCCCCGATTCCATTATTTTGACCCTCCGAACACGACCAGATTCACGTTGCCAGGGCGGGCAGGCGAACACTCTATCAACGTCTAGGCTCTGCAGGCATCGGTTTTCCCCCATCTCCCCCATCGACAAACCCTGCACCAAAACCACCGCAGCCACATGCTCCGTCCGCGCTCAGATCCCCTTGTCCTCGGCGTCTCCCTTGCTCGCTGGTATCCCGTTGACAAGTCACGCGAGGGCAGCATTCATTTCACCCTGGCATCCATATTCCTCAAATCTTCATCAATCGCGAGGCCGATGTTGACAACTCAATCCCGCTCCGCCTACGGACGGGGTGTTGTTGGCCGATGGGGACAGGGGAATCGGCCGGGCCCGGCGCGGGCGTGGAACCGCTTCGCGAGATTTGAATTCGAAGCCAGGGGAGCGCGGAGTACCAAATAATTGACCAACTCACaggaacacagagagagagagagagagagagagagagagagagagggtttcgTAGCAATACATACATACCTCCCGTCGATGAATAGCCCTCCGCCATCGCTGCTCGCCGGCTCGCTCGTTGCGGATGGTTGGTAACCGCAGCAGCGAACCACATCTCCGCGACGAACGAACTTAAATAAATGAGGAGGATTTACATATTGCATCTACACTTTTACtactataaataataattattatacgaAATTAATATTTTGAAGAGGAGAATTTGAGCTAAAACCATCGCTGGACATATGGTGGGTCGGAATGATTGGTCGTTCTCGGGTACAACTAATGGGTCGGGTCGAGATTGGAGTGCACGGCACGAGGTGACAACGAACGTGACCTGGAACTGCGGTGGTGGGTACCACCACACCAGGCCATGCTCCATGCATCTTGACACCTCGAGCTGTTGTGGAAagcatgatttatttatttattatttataggttatttttattttttaatgaaaggaaaaagaaggaaaatacaTTTTAAGGGTTGTGTGATGTCTCAGTCTCTGCCTTCGCCATTCTAATTTGTTATCGACTGAGCGGAGCGTCCCTTTCTGGTCGCCCTCTTTCTCTCCTTTCCCCCCTTTCCTTCTTCCCTCCCTCCCTCGCTTGGGTTCGGGTCTCTGTCCTCTTCCACTTCGGTCGTCGCCGGCTGAGAGAGGAAAATATCGAACCTTCCAAGGCAGGCAGAGATCCGTGTGAAGACCGCGTTCTCTAAGAAAGGGAAGAGGAGGGGGAGCCCACCCGGCCGTCTGACGTCCACGATTCATCTctctgtataaatatatgtacttctagaggaagaagagagggggttaccttttttttatttctttttccttCGTTGAATGATATGTCTTGGTTCTAGATCGAATTGACCTCTGCGAGCCGAGAAAGGTCTCGGATCGGTGAGAGAAAGCCGAAACCAGGAGTCTTTTTTTTGCACCGTCTGGTCGATCGATTAATTCTCAAGGAAGGTGTTTGGGAAGCGGCAGGAGAGACGAGGGATCATGTGGAGAGCAAAACAGGTTGGTTGTTAAACGAGTATGCGAGTGGTTGGACTTTTGGTTGCTCGTTACGACGCTTTACATTGCTCGCGAGGCTTCCAAAGTCCCTCCTTTTCCATCTAAATTTCATAGCTTTTCCCCCTttcaaagttttattttttgtCTGATGGTCTCCTTTTTCTGCAGCTATGGAGGAAGGTTTGCATGGAGACATCTGTGGAACTGCAACTTCTTATGGAGAAGTGGAGGCTGCTACTAGCAGGAATCATATTTCAGGTATTAATTTGTGTCCTCAGATGACCTCGATGGATTACCAAACAACTATTCAGATGGAAATTGTGGACAAAATTAGTGTGAATTCATCTTGGTTTCAGTTTTGGTCTGACATCCTTCTCGATAGGAATCTTTagtttattaataatttaaacaTATCTGTCATTGTAAATGATGTTTAGCCGTTGATCGGATGGTGAGCTGAGTGCTACATGAGACGTAGTTTTTTTTCCTGAAAGTGATAGCATAACTTGTAATGTGTTAGTTCGCATTTTTACAGTGATTCATCGTGCAGTGGTTTGAGAAACTCATAATATAATGATTTTACAATCATGGGCTGCTTTCCTTTGATGGACTTTTCCCTTAAAAATTCTTGTTGAAACTTCATGAGTAATCTGTTTTCATTTCTTGTTTGCACTTTTGGCAATATTAGAGTTTTTTTGGTGGTTTTCCTGATAAAATTAGGACAAACTACGCTTAGCTGCATCATTTTATTCAAGTTGATATTTACTTTCGTCATTTTAAATATTCTTATCTTAGAGCTCTAACTAAATGCTGCTGCAAGATTCTGTTTTGAAAACGAAGCATAATCATTAAAGAAGTTCTGCTTGGTTCATGGTCACTTTTTCTTTGTTGGACTCTGTCCAACGGTTGTTTTTCTCATCTAAACGCTTCATGTGTGTTTTTTTTTGTCTATATACACTTTTATGGTAGAACTTTCTTGTTGTTTCCTTTTATTTCTTAATTAACTCATGGCTGTTCCCCTTTAATCTTATGCCTACATCTATATCAGGTTTAGTAATCAATTGTGGACTAATGTGATTAATTTACTGAAACTAtttctttcaatttattttcattaCGCGTGGTGAGTATTTGATTAGCGGTTCCACCGAATATACATGAATCAGACTGGACATTCATTCAATGCTTTTGTCTTTCTCTAGTATATTCACGGTCTGGCTGCACGAGGAGTTCATTATCTACATCGACCTGGACCAATTCTTCAAGATCTTGGGTTTATGATCCTGCCGGTGTGTACTTGTATCTGCACTTGATTAACTAAAACTTCGAAAAAATTGTTCAGTTCTTTGTTTGAAGTAACATCATTATTTTATCAATGCTTTGATAATTCTAGGAACTTGGGAAAGAAAGAGGTTATATCAGTGAAAGTCTGTTCACCTTCGTCTTTGTGTCCTTTGCACTGGTAtgtacccctctctctctctctctctctctctctctctctctctctctctctctctctctctctctgtgtgtgttaTTCATTGATGCTTCTCTTTTTGACAGCAATTCCAGAATCAGCATCATCGTCATTATCTAGCATGTTGGATACTATTGTCAAATAAATTTATCATCACGCAACAATTGTAGGCCTAAATTAGTTTCAAAAGCCATACTGGTTTTACTGCAGTGTTGTAGTTTTTACCTTACCCCTTTTTGTTTAACTTTTTTGTGCTAGTTACTCTGAATTTAATGCACATTTATTATATAATCTTGAGCCTTCTTTAAAGTCAACACCATTTTACTTGGTATCGGGATGcagtaaaattttttttttcttatctgctCCTTTTATTTTGGCAGTGTATGTAAGTGGCCACATGTGCATGTGCACACACACATGCAGCCATGTGCATTTGTTGTACACTCATGGTGACCATGTTTGTTCTGAGCTCCTACATTATATTGCTCATCTTTGTTAATGCTGTAATCACTGTCTTTATTAATCATATGATGATTATGACATGGTATTGTTATTTGTGACAGTGGACATTTCATCCCTTTGTTTATCATAGCAAGCGCTTCTACACTGTTCTTCTCTGGCTGAGAGTTTTGGCATTTTTAGTTGTAAGTTTGTGTTTAACTGTTATTTCCTCTCTTCCTGGTCATCCTGTTATATAATGCTGATGGTCTTTACAGGCTTCTCAAGTATTGCGGATAATCACTTTCTATTCTACGCAGCTTCCTGGTCCTAACTATCATTGTCGTGAGGTATATGCAGGGAATAGCTGTcagttcttaatattattttgccTCTCAAATAATTTTGATCTGTAACATCACCAACATCCTTTTCCTCATTTTTTTAgggatcggagcttgccagactGCCCGCACCGAAGAGTGTAACTGAAGTACTTCTAATTAACTGTGTGTTCCTTTAT comes from Musa acuminata AAA Group cultivar baxijiao chromosome BXJ3-3, Cavendish_Baxijiao_AAA, whole genome shotgun sequence and encodes:
- the LOC135634086 gene encoding phosphatidylinositol:ceramide inositolphosphotransferase-like is translated as MWRAKQLWRKVCMETSVELQLLMEKWRLLLAGIIFQYIHGLAARGVHYLHRPGPILQDLGFMILPELGKERGYISESLFTFVFVSFALWTFHPFVYHSKRFYTVLLWLRVLAFLVASQVLRIITFYSTQLPGPNYHCREGSELARLPAPKSVTEVLLINFPHGVIYGCGDLIFSSHMIFTLVFVLTYNKYGSKRFIKFLAWVIAIVQSLLIVASRKHYTVDIVVAWYTVNLVVFFIDKKLPEMPDRSSGSQPLLPLNVKEKDGKFREDHRKLLNGNTVDAADWRQRVQVNGKHGEDGNHIHSNSVVSGT